One window of the Leptotrichia massiliensis genome contains the following:
- a CDS encoding chromate transporter, with product MKDLIELFFVFAKIGLFTFGGGYAMLPMLQKEIAEKHKWAKEDEIMDYLAIGQVTPGIIAVNTATFVGHKTKGIIGGIVATAGMVFPSIIIIIVIAAFLKNFANYKPVQYAFNGVRACVCVLIFEAVRKIAKNSVVDKFCLVIFIMVIVLSVTNWVSPALIVVLAGISGILIKNFVKKGIK from the coding sequence ATGAAAGATTTAATTGAATTATTTTTTGTATTTGCAAAAATAGGATTATTTACCTTTGGTGGTGGATATGCAATGTTGCCTATGCTACAAAAAGAAATAGCAGAAAAACATAAATGGGCTAAAGAAGATGAAATTATGGATTATTTGGCAATTGGACAAGTTACACCTGGCATAATAGCTGTAAACACAGCTACGTTTGTCGGACATAAGACAAAGGGAATTATAGGAGGAATTGTTGCTACAGCAGGTATGGTGTTTCCGTCAATAATTATTATTATAGTAATTGCTGCATTTTTGAAAAACTTTGCGAATTATAAGCCAGTTCAGTATGCTTTTAATGGAGTTAGAGCCTGTGTTTGTGTATTAATTTTTGAAGCAGTGAGAAAAATCGCAAAAAATTCAGTAGTTGATAAGTTTTGCCTTGTAATTTTTATTATGGTAATTGTTTTATCAGTTACAAATTGGGTATCTCCAGCTTTAATTGTAGTTCTTGCGGGAATTTCTGGTATTCTTATAAAAAATTTTGTAAAAAAGGGGATTAAATAA
- a CDS encoding 2-hydroxyacid dehydrogenase, translated as MKIVVFDAKPYDIEFFDKWNETFGANITYFEEKLSLKNVMLTKYQDVVCTFVNDDLNAKVLNILAKNGVRVVAARCAGYNNIDLKAARENRITVLRVPAYSPFAVAEHSLALLMSVNRKTHKAYNRTREGNFSLAGLTGMDLNGKTAGIIGTGRIARIFIKILNGLGMKVIGYDKFPNEQAAKEENFTYVTLDEIFANSDVISLHCPLFPETRHTINKETIAKMKDGVIIINAARGGLIDTEALVEGLKDKKIGGAGLDVYENESSYFFEDESASVLEDDLLARLLSFNNVVLTSHQAFLTKEALDNIAEATFNNILSYVKEETLQNEVWYDEENNKVVEGVRVQK; from the coding sequence ATGAAAATTGTAGTTTTCGATGCAAAACCTTATGATATTGAATTTTTTGATAAATGGAATGAAACATTTGGGGCAAACATTACATATTTTGAAGAAAAATTAAGTCTAAAAAATGTAATGCTTACAAAATATCAGGATGTAGTCTGTACATTTGTAAATGATGATTTAAATGCAAAGGTACTAAATATACTTGCAAAAAATGGAGTTAGGGTTGTTGCCGCAAGATGTGCTGGCTATAACAACATTGACTTAAAGGCTGCACGTGAAAACAGAATCACTGTTTTAAGAGTACCTGCCTATTCGCCATTTGCCGTTGCTGAACATTCACTAGCTCTTCTTATGTCAGTAAACAGAAAAACTCACAAAGCCTATAACAGAACAAGGGAAGGTAACTTTAGTTTAGCAGGATTAACTGGAATGGATTTAAACGGAAAAACTGCTGGAATTATAGGAACTGGTAGAATCGCAAGAATTTTTATAAAAATTTTAAATGGACTAGGAATGAAAGTTATTGGTTATGATAAATTTCCTAATGAACAAGCCGCAAAAGAAGAAAACTTCACTTATGTAACATTAGATGAAATATTTGCAAATTCTGACGTGATTTCATTACATTGCCCATTATTCCCTGAAACAAGACACACAATTAACAAAGAAACTATTGCTAAAATGAAAGATGGCGTTATTATCATCAATGCCGCCAGAGGTGGATTAATTGATACCGAAGCTCTCGTTGAAGGATTAAAAGACAAAAAAATCGGCGGAGCAGGACTTGATGTTTATGAAAATGAAAGCAGCTATTTCTTTGAAGATGAATCAGCAAGCGTGCTGGAAGATGATTTGCTAGCTAGATTATTATCATTCAACAACGTCGTTTTGACTTCTCACCAGGCATTCTTAACAAAAGAAGCATTAGATAACATTGCTGAAGCTACATTTAACAACATCTTATCATACGTAAAAGAGGAAACTTTACAAAATGAAGTTTGGTATGACGAAGAAAACAATAAAGTTGTTGAAGGTGTCAGAGTTCAAAAATAA
- the prfB gene encoding peptide chain release factor 2 (programmed frameshift), whose product MDLFEIKKQNEINEINIGEIRRHLDIENLKNEIDNLEKKTFEADFWNSENSQEILKTISAKKKLLEEYSSLNGLFEDVSTIIEFIEMGDNSFENELEQKAQDLKNEIDNFKTKLLLDEEYDMNNAILTINSGAGGTEACDWAEMLYRMYDRWANRHDFKVEILDSLAGEEAGIKSVTLNIKGNYAYGYLKGEKGVHRLVRISPFDSNARRHTSFAAVNVTPEIEDDVQIDIRTEDLKIDTYRASGAGGQHVNTTDSAVRITHIPTNIVVTCQNERSQLKNRETAMKILKSKLFELELEKREKEMAELKGTESKIEWGSQIRSYVFQPYKMVKDHRTKAEEGNVEKVMDGDIDLFINEYLKYAKS is encoded by the exons ATGGATTTATTTGAAATAAAAAAACAAAACGAAATAAATGAAATTAATATTGGAGAAATCAGGAGGCATCTT GACATTGAAAATTTAAAAAATGAAATTGATAATTTGGAGAAAAAGACGTTTGAGGCAGATTTCTGGAATAGCGAGAACAGTCAGGAAATATTAAAGACTATTAGTGCAAAGAAAAAGCTCCTTGAGGAATACAGCAGTTTAAACGGTCTTTTTGAAGATGTTTCTACCATTATTGAGTTTATTGAGATGGGGGACAATTCGTTTGAAAATGAACTTGAGCAAAAAGCACAGGATTTGAAGAACGAAATTGATAATTTTAAGACAAAATTACTTCTGGATGAGGAATACGACATGAATAATGCAATTCTTACGATAAATTCGGGGGCTGGTGGAACTGAGGCATGTGACTGGGCTGAAATGCTTTACAGAATGTACGACAGATGGGCAAATCGGCATGATTTCAAAGTTGAAATCCTTGACAGCCTCGCTGGAGAAGAAGCTGGAATAAAAAGTGTAACATTAAATATAAAAGGAAATTACGCTTATGGATATTTAAAAGGAGAAAAAGGCGTTCACAGACTTGTCAGAATTTCTCCATTTGACTCTAATGCTAGAAGGCATACTTCATTTGCTGCAGTTAATGTTACTCCAGAAATAGAAGATGATGTTCAAATTGATATTCGTACAGAAGACTTGAAAATTGATACTTACAGGGCAAGCGGTGCAGGAGGGCAGCACGTAAACACAACAGATTCAGCCGTTAGAATTACTCATATTCCAACAAATATCGTAGTTACATGCCAAAATGAACGTTCACAGCTAAAAAACCGTGAAACTGCAATGAAAATATTAAAATCTAAATTATTCGAGCTGGAGCTGGAAAAGCGTGAAAAAGAAATGGCTGAACTAAAAGGAACCGAATCAAAAATCGAATGGGGAAGCCAAATCCGTTCGTATGTCTTCCAGCCTTATAAAATGGTAAAAGATCACAGAACAAAGGCAGAAGAGGGAAACGTTGAAAAGGTTATGGATGGAGATATTGACTTGTTTATAAATGAATATTTAAAATACGCTAAATCCTAA
- a CDS encoding DNA-3-methyladenine glycosylase I: MKKTRCPWAKSENDIVYHDTEWGVPSHDDNYLFEMLILEGFQAGLSWNLILNKRENFRKAFDNFDYKKIAKYDETKLAELAQNDGIVRNKLKIAASIKNALAFMEVQKEFGSFDKYIWNFTDNKQIINNWKEIAEAPATTELSDKISKDLKKRGFKFVGSTIVYSFLQAIGIVDDHLISCPYKKVSK; the protein is encoded by the coding sequence ATGAAAAAAACTAGATGTCCATGGGCAAAATCTGAAAATGACATTGTCTATCATGATACTGAATGGGGAGTGCCTTCCCACGATGATAATTATCTTTTTGAAATGCTAATATTGGAAGGCTTTCAGGCAGGACTTAGCTGGAATCTTATTTTGAATAAAAGAGAAAATTTTAGAAAGGCTTTTGATAATTTTGATTATAAAAAAATTGCAAAATATGATGAAACTAAGTTGGCTGAACTGGCTCAAAATGATGGAATTGTGAGAAATAAATTAAAAATAGCCGCTTCTATTAAAAACGCCCTTGCATTTATGGAAGTACAAAAGGAATTTGGCTCATTTGACAAGTACATTTGGAATTTTACAGATAACAAGCAAATTATTAATAACTGGAAAGAGATAGCAGAAGCTCCTGCTACTACAGAATTATCTGATAAAATCAGTAAAGATTTGAAAAAACGTGGCTTTAAATTTGTTGGCTCTACAATCGTTTATTCTTTCTTACAGGCAATCGGAATAGTTGATGACCATTTAATTAGTTGTCCTTACAAAAAAGTATCTAAATAA
- a CDS encoding HD domain-containing protein translates to MYKVNDELYGECYVDDVIYEIIDTRIFKRLKNIYQSGSGYLVNELWNVNRYEHSIETMILSLKFNGNIEEQIKALLHDISHTAFSHVIDYVLKNENEDYHEKIQEDFLNDEELSSILGKYNLNIKRIMSKNYSFLDNELPELSFDRIDYTLRDLFRQKKISLKEVREIVNHLTVYQNKLCFNSLKIGKWFQKLYFQEVVEYFQNPLNMYINTMLCNLLISALNEEIIQLQDFNFTDEYILRKINFSSKKKELEDIINKKKYDEFLLMKEKIKVKKRHIDPYILVNNEIKRISEIK, encoded by the coding sequence ATGTATAAGGTTAATGATGAACTATATGGAGAATGTTATGTAGACGATGTTATCTATGAAATAATAGACACAAGAATTTTTAAAAGATTAAAAAATATCTATCAATCTGGTAGTGGATATCTGGTTAATGAATTATGGAATGTAAACAGATACGAACATTCAATAGAAACAATGATATTATCTTTAAAATTTAATGGAAATATTGAAGAACAAATAAAAGCCCTTTTACATGATATTTCACATACAGCTTTTTCCCATGTAATTGATTATGTCTTAAAAAATGAAAATGAAGATTATCACGAAAAAATTCAGGAAGATTTTTTAAATGATGAAGAGTTGTCAAGTATTTTAGGAAAATATAATTTAAATATAAAAAGAATAATGTCAAAAAATTATAGTTTTTTAGATAATGAGTTGCCTGAATTATCCTTTGACAGAATAGATTACACTTTGAGAGACTTGTTTAGGCAGAAAAAAATTTCACTTAAAGAAGTAAGAGAAATAGTTAATCATTTAACAGTATATCAAAATAAGTTATGTTTTAATTCTTTAAAAATTGGAAAATGGTTTCAGAAATTATATTTTCAGGAAGTGGTAGAATATTTTCAAAATCCTTTAAATATGTATATAAATACGATGTTATGCAATTTACTGATTTCAGCCTTGAATGAAGAAATTATTCAGCTTCAAGATTTTAATTTTACAGACGAATATATATTGAGAAAAATAAATTTTTCATCCAAGAAGAAAGAGCTGGAAGATATAATAAATAAGAAAAAATATGATGAATTTTTATTGATGAAAGAAAAAATAAAAGTAAAAAAAAGACATATAGATCCTTATATACTCGTAAATAACGAAATAAAAAGGATCTCTGAAATCAAATAA
- the rnmV gene encoding ribonuclease M5: MKKEPNKQKKKLKINEIIVVEGRDDITAIKRVVDAHIIALNGFSALSKKTINKMIELSKTNDLILFTDPDFAGKKIRDTLKRYIPNIKHAFVSQKDATKNDNIGVENANDKVILEALKNVVTANQDIENRFDISDLIDNGLISGSNAKERRIMLGDILKIGYYNAKQLLKALNSFNISKEQFEEAIEEINKAGVE; encoded by the coding sequence ATGAAAAAAGAGCCAAATAAACAAAAAAAAAAACTAAAAATAAATGAAATTATAGTGGTTGAAGGGCGAGATGACATAACAGCCATAAAACGAGTTGTAGATGCACATATTATCGCCTTAAACGGCTTCTCCGCATTATCTAAAAAAACAATAAATAAAATGATTGAATTGTCAAAAACTAATGATTTAATTTTATTTACAGATCCTGATTTTGCAGGAAAAAAAATTCGTGATACATTAAAAAGATATATTCCAAATATAAAGCATGCTTTTGTAAGTCAAAAGGATGCAACTAAAAATGATAATATAGGAGTTGAAAATGCCAATGACAAAGTAATTTTAGAGGCTTTGAAAAATGTTGTTACAGCTAATCAAGATATTGAAAATAGGTTTGATATTAGTGACTTGATAGATAATGGACTTATTTCTGGAAGTAATGCAAAAGAACGTAGAATAATGCTTGGAGATATTTTAAAAATTGGCTATTATAATGCCAAACAGCTTTTAAAGGCTCTTAATTCATTTAATATTTCAAAAGAACAGTTTGAGGAAGCTATTGAAGAAATAAATAAGGCTGGTGTAGAATAA
- a CDS encoding aminoacyl-histidine dipeptidase, with protein sequence MKIENLYPEKVFHYFSEISKIPRGSRKEKKISDWIVEFANERNLEVIQDKALNVLIRKPATAGYEQYSPLILQGHMDMVWEKNKNTQFDFETQGIELVVEDGYLKANGTTLGADNGIAVAYALAILDSNDLKHPALEIIITTDEEDGMSGVNNLDFGIFSGNTLINLDTEEYGQVYVSSAGGARIFNEFNFDAEKLEEDDTVISIDVKGLLGGHSGAEIHLGLGNSNKILAEVLNHLNKKYTLAIMDIDGGEKTNAIPREAVALLAVKLEDEKVSDFEKLANLAFENIIKDFKIIDKNPVIEVKEVKKEELKNQGKLSISNTNAVISFFHEFPNGVISMSKDIEGLVETSINLGVIKTENKDGKIVIKIQALPRSSVNKSLEKLLNDVKELSEKYGVAIKVNSPYPSWEYRKDSKIREIVVNSFKKITGKDPEIKAIHAGLECGIFDNNMKNVDIVSIGPNIYGAHTPEERMEIDSVGKTWELLLKVMEDYNIK encoded by the coding sequence ATGAAAATAGAAAATCTATATCCTGAAAAAGTTTTTCACTATTTTAGTGAAATTTCAAAAATACCAAGAGGTTCAAGAAAAGAAAAAAAGATTAGTGACTGGATTGTTGAATTTGCAAATGAAAGAAATCTGGAAGTTATTCAGGACAAGGCATTGAATGTATTAATAAGAAAGCCTGCAACAGCTGGATATGAGCAATATTCACCACTTATCCTGCAAGGACATATGGATATGGTTTGGGAAAAAAATAAAAATACACAATTTGATTTTGAAACACAAGGAATTGAACTTGTTGTGGAAGATGGATACTTAAAGGCAAATGGAACAACACTTGGCGCAGATAATGGAATTGCTGTGGCTTATGCACTTGCGATACTTGACAGCAATGACTTGAAACATCCGGCACTTGAAATTATTATCACAACTGACGAAGAAGACGGAATGAGCGGAGTTAATAACCTTGACTTTGGAATTTTTTCTGGAAATACACTTATAAATTTGGATACTGAAGAATACGGACAAGTTTATGTGAGTAGTGCAGGTGGGGCGAGAATTTTTAATGAGTTTAACTTTGATGCTGAAAAACTAGAAGAGGATGATACTGTTATAAGTATTGATGTGAAAGGGCTTCTAGGTGGGCATTCAGGTGCTGAAATTCATTTAGGATTAGGAAATTCAAATAAAATTTTGGCAGAAGTTCTGAATCATTTAAATAAAAAATACACTCTTGCAATAATGGACATTGACGGTGGAGAAAAAACTAATGCAATACCGAGAGAGGCTGTGGCGTTGCTAGCTGTGAAACTTGAAGATGAAAAAGTCAGTGATTTTGAAAAATTAGCAAACCTTGCTTTTGAAAATATAATAAAGGATTTTAAAATTATTGATAAAAATCCAGTTATTGAAGTGAAGGAAGTTAAGAAAGAGGAACTAAAAAATCAAGGGAAATTATCAATTTCCAACACAAATGCCGTTATTTCATTTTTCCACGAATTTCCAAATGGAGTTATCTCAATGAGCAAAGATATCGAGGGACTTGTGGAAACTTCAATAAATCTGGGAGTTATAAAAACTGAAAATAAAGATGGAAAAATTGTTATAAAAATTCAGGCATTGCCAAGAAGTTCAGTAAATAAATCACTTGAAAAATTACTAAATGATGTGAAGGAACTTTCTGAAAAATACGGAGTGGCAATAAAAGTAAATTCTCCGTATCCATCTTGGGAATACCGAAAAGATTCAAAGATTCGTGAAATAGTTGTAAACTCATTTAAAAAAATAACAGGAAAAGATCCTGAAATTAAGGCAATTCACGCTGGACTTGAATGCGGAATTTTTGATAATAATATGAAAAATGTTGATATTGTTTCAATTGGGCCTAATATTTACGGTGCTCACACTCCTGAAGAAAGAATGGAAATAGATTCAGTTGGAAAAACTTGGGAATTATTGCTAAAAGTTATGGAAGATTATAACATTAAATAA
- the deoD gene encoding purine-nucleoside phosphorylase, with product MGTPHIGANRGDVAETILLPGDPLRAKYIAETFLEDVVQYNNVRGMLGFTGTYKGKKVSVQGTGMGVPSIGIYSHELITEFGVKNLIRIGTAGSYQEDVKIRDVVIAMSASTDSAINKLRFNGADYAPTASSDLVFKAYEIAKAKGLNVKAGNVFTSDTFYGDDPNAWKKWAEFGVLCVEMETAQLYTTAAKLGVNALTLLTISDSFITHEVTSAEERQTTFNEMIEVALETALQL from the coding sequence ATGGGAACACCGCATATTGGAGCAAATAGAGGAGATGTTGCAGAAACTATACTATTGCCAGGAGACCCGCTTAGAGCAAAATATATTGCAGAAACATTTTTGGAAGACGTTGTTCAGTATAATAATGTTAGAGGAATGCTAGGATTTACTGGAACTTATAAAGGGAAAAAAGTATCTGTGCAAGGAACTGGAATGGGAGTGCCTTCAATTGGGATTTATTCACATGAACTGATAACTGAGTTTGGAGTAAAGAATTTGATTAGAATTGGAACAGCTGGTTCTTATCAGGAAGATGTAAAAATTAGGGATGTTGTTATTGCAATGTCAGCTTCAACTGATTCAGCTATTAACAAATTAAGATTTAATGGAGCGGATTATGCACCTACAGCAAGTTCAGATTTAGTTTTCAAGGCTTATGAAATTGCTAAGGCAAAAGGATTGAATGTAAAGGCTGGAAATGTATTTACAAGTGATACTTTCTATGGAGATGATCCTAATGCTTGGAAAAAATGGGCTGAATTTGGAGTATTATGTGTGGAAATGGAAACAGCACAACTTTATACAACTGCAGCAAAATTAGGGGTAAATGCCTTGACATTGCTTACAATTAGTGATTCATTCATTACTCATGAGGTAACAAGTGCTGAGGAAAGACAAACAACTTTCAATGAAATGATAGAAGTGGCTTTAGAAACAGCATTACAGCTTTAA
- a CDS encoding excalibur calcium-binding domain-containing protein, whose protein sequence is MKKIFVILTLVFVSANTFSETLYFKNCKEARSKGYKNIKKGEPGYAKHLDRDKDGIACESK, encoded by the coding sequence ATGAAAAAAATTTTTGTGATATTGACATTGGTATTTGTTAGTGCAAATACATTTTCGGAAACGTTGTATTTCAAGAATTGTAAGGAAGCACGCTCAAAAGGCTACAAAAATATAAAAAAAGGCGAGCCAGGATATGCAAAACATTTAGACAGGGATAAAGATGGTATAGCTTGTGAAAGTAAATAA
- the purH gene encoding bifunctional phosphoribosylaminoimidazolecarboxamide formyltransferase/IMP cyclohydrolase, translated as MKKRALISVFDKTGILEFAQFLNQKGVEIISTGGTYKFLKENGLSVIDVSEVTNFKEMLDGRVKTLHPNIHGGILAIRDNKEHMDTIEKEGIETIDYVVVNLYPFFREVQTDKTFDEKIEFIDIGGPTMLRSAAKSFKDVTVICETEDYEKVMEEIENNGEVSFETKKRLAGKVFNLTSAYDAAISNFLLEEEYPKYLNVSYEKKFDLRYGENPHQSSAYYVLTTENGSMKDFVQLNGKELSFNNIRDMDIAWKVANEFDEIACCAVKHSTPCGVAVADDVFTAYRKAHDCDSVSIFGGIVAINREIDAKTAQELNKIFLEIVIAPAFTDEALEILKSKKNLRVIKCEVAKPQDKVEYVKVDGGILVQQTNQKMIDNMEVVTKKQPTEQELKDMELGMKVVKHVKSNAIVVVKDGAATGVGTGQTNRIWATQHALEHAKGDLDSLEGAVLASDAFFPFRDCVDEAAKYGIKALVQPGGSIRDKESIEAADEHGMTMVFTGIRHFKH; from the coding sequence ATGAAAAAAAGAGCTTTGATTAGTGTTTTTGATAAGACTGGGATATTGGAATTTGCACAGTTTTTAAATCAAAAAGGTGTGGAAATTATTTCGACTGGAGGGACTTACAAGTTTTTGAAGGAAAATGGGCTTTCCGTGATAGATGTTTCGGAAGTTACTAATTTTAAGGAAATGCTGGATGGAAGAGTGAAAACATTACATCCGAATATTCATGGTGGAATTTTGGCGATTAGGGACAATAAGGAACATATGGATACGATTGAGAAAGAAGGAATAGAAACGATTGATTATGTTGTTGTTAATCTTTATCCATTTTTTAGGGAAGTTCAGACAGATAAGACTTTTGATGAAAAAATCGAATTTATTGATATAGGTGGGCCTACAATGCTTCGTTCGGCTGCAAAATCATTCAAGGACGTTACAGTTATCTGCGAAACAGAAGACTATGAGAAAGTTATGGAAGAAATTGAAAATAATGGGGAAGTTTCATTTGAAACAAAAAAAAGATTGGCTGGGAAGGTGTTTAATTTGACATCAGCTTATGATGCGGCTATCTCTAATTTCTTGCTGGAAGAGGAATATCCAAAATATTTGAATGTTTCGTATGAAAAGAAATTTGACTTGAGATATGGCGAAAATCCTCACCAATCGTCTGCATACTACGTTTTAACTACTGAAAATGGAAGTATGAAGGATTTTGTCCAGTTAAATGGAAAAGAATTGTCGTTTAATAATATCAGAGATATGGATATTGCTTGGAAAGTGGCAAATGAATTTGATGAAATTGCCTGCTGTGCTGTAAAACACTCGACTCCTTGCGGTGTGGCAGTTGCAGATGATGTTTTCACAGCTTACAGGAAAGCCCATGATTGTGATTCAGTATCAATTTTTGGTGGAATTGTTGCAATTAATAGAGAAATCGATGCAAAAACTGCACAGGAACTGAACAAAATTTTCCTAGAAATCGTAATTGCCCCAGCATTTACTGATGAAGCTCTTGAAATATTAAAATCCAAGAAAAATTTGAGAGTAATAAAATGCGAAGTTGCAAAACCGCAGGATAAAGTGGAATATGTAAAAGTTGATGGCGGAATATTAGTTCAGCAGACAAATCAGAAGATGATTGACAATATGGAAGTTGTAACGAAAAAACAGCCAACAGAGCAAGAATTAAAAGATATGGAACTTGGAATGAAAGTTGTAAAACACGTAAAATCAAATGCAATTGTGGTCGTAAAAGATGGAGCGGCAACAGGAGTCGGAACAGGACAGACAAACAGAATCTGGGCAACTCAGCACGCACTTGAACACGCCAAAGGGGACTTGGATTCACTAGAAGGAGCAGTTCTGGCATCAGACGCATTTTTCCCATTCAGAGACTGTGTAGACGAAGCTGCAAAATACGGTATCAAAGCATTAGTACAGCCAGGCGGCTCAATTAGAGACAAAGAATCAATCGAAGCCGCCGATGAACACGGAATGACAATGGTATTTACTGGAATCAGACATTTCAAACATTAA
- a CDS encoding replication-associated recombination protein A gives MNLFDEVYEDKKPLAFRYRPKSLDDFYGQKRLVGENGILRKIIERGNFMNAIFWGAPGTGKTTLAEIIADKMNYHYEYLNAIKASVTDIKNISDKAHSSFHTNGQQILLFLDEIHRFNKLQQDSLLEDLENGNIILIGATTENPYYNLNNALLSRCMAFEFKKLSEDDLLKILRNINEKENFGISDDILGYISEIIEGDARQAINILELITNVGVEFTLEEVKEILNTKKSYHKTEDKYNTISAMIKSIRGSDPDAAVYWMAKMLSGGEDILYIARRLVILASEDIGLANPQALPVAVAGLNAIKEIGMPEARIILSEVAIYLAISPKSNSAYNAINSALSHIENEKIQEVPVHLTKVGAKDYKYPHNYENHYVDQIYMNEKIKFYEHGENKFEKAADEWLRKIKKNPKP, from the coding sequence ATGAATTTATTTGATGAAGTATATGAAGATAAGAAGCCACTAGCATTTAGGTATCGTCCAAAAAGTCTTGATGATTTTTATGGGCAGAAGAGATTGGTTGGAGAAAATGGGATTTTGAGGAAGATTATTGAACGTGGAAACTTTATGAATGCGATTTTCTGGGGAGCACCGGGAACAGGAAAAACTACGCTTGCAGAGATAATCGCTGATAAAATGAATTACCATTACGAATATTTGAATGCTATAAAAGCCTCTGTAACGGATATAAAGAATATTTCTGATAAGGCACACAGCAGTTTTCACACAAATGGACAGCAGATATTACTATTTTTAGATGAAATTCATAGATTTAACAAGTTGCAGCAGGACTCACTTTTGGAAGATTTGGAAAATGGAAATATTATTTTAATTGGAGCGACTACTGAAAATCCTTATTACAACTTGAATAACGCATTGTTATCAAGATGTATGGCATTTGAATTTAAGAAACTGAGTGAGGATGATCTGCTTAAAATATTGAGAAATATTAATGAAAAAGAGAATTTTGGGATTTCAGATGATATTTTAGGATATATTTCGGAAATAATTGAAGGGGATGCAAGGCAGGCTATAAACATTTTGGAACTGATAACAAATGTTGGAGTGGAGTTTACGCTGGAAGAAGTAAAGGAAATTTTGAATACAAAAAAATCATATCACAAGACAGAAGACAAGTACAATACAATTTCAGCAATGATAAAAAGTATTCGTGGAAGCGACCCTGATGCAGCTGTCTACTGGATGGCCAAAATGCTTTCTGGCGGAGAAGATATTTTGTATATTGCAAGAAGGCTTGTGATTTTAGCTTCTGAAGACATTGGGCTTGCAAATCCGCAGGCTTTACCAGTTGCTGTGGCAGGGCTTAATGCGATAAAGGAAATTGGAATGCCCGAAGCTAGAATCATTTTATCTGAAGTGGCAATCTATCTTGCAATTTCTCCCAAGAGCAATTCAGCCTACAATGCTATAAATTCAGCACTAAGCCACATTGAAAATGAAAAAATTCAGGAAGTGCCAGTCCATCTCACAAAAGTTGGAGCAAAAGACTATAAATATCCACACAATTATGAAAATCATTATGTAGACCAAATTTATATGAATGAAAAAATCAAATTTTATGAGCATGGAGAAAATAAATTTGAAAAGGCGGCAGATGAGTGGTTGAGAAAGATTAAAAAAAATCCCAAGCCTTGA